The Saccharothrix variisporea genome has a segment encoding these proteins:
- a CDS encoding DUF6328 family protein, translating into MSEAELSDQRRLARNLNELLQELRVAQAGVQILFGFLLSIAFTERYASADMYVRTTHSITILFAAGAVALLTAPASWHRILFRRGRREDIIEVANRFAVLGLACLAVAMTGTILLLAEVIVGGWLAILMGALAAALFGTLWFLLPWRERGQDTIEASDEADLD; encoded by the coding sequence ATGAGCGAAGCCGAACTCTCCGACCAACGCCGCTTGGCCCGCAACCTCAACGAGTTGCTCCAGGAACTGCGCGTCGCCCAGGCCGGCGTGCAGATCCTGTTCGGCTTCCTGCTGTCCATCGCCTTCACCGAGCGGTACGCGTCAGCGGACATGTACGTCCGCACGACCCACTCGATCACGATCCTCTTCGCCGCCGGCGCGGTAGCCCTGCTGACCGCACCGGCGTCCTGGCACCGCATCCTGTTCCGGAGGGGCAGGCGCGAGGACATCATCGAGGTGGCGAACCGCTTCGCGGTCCTGGGCCTGGCCTGCCTGGCCGTGGCGATGACGGGGACGATCCTGCTGCTGGCGGAAGTCATCGTGGGCGGCTGGTTGGCCATCCTGATGGGCGCGCTGGCGGCCGCGCTGTTCGGCACCTTGTGGTTCCTGCTCCCGTGGCGCGAACGCGGCCAGGACACCATCGAAGCCTCCGACGAGGCCGACCTCGACTGA
- a CDS encoding DUF6766 family protein: MKRFLRDNGLALVFGLLFLGSLVGQAFAGNAALNDRRLVDGGDPIGLWQYITSSDFAVDVAENWQSEYLQFFLFIFATVWLMQRGSNESKPSKRLGPESDEQQYLGEHAKPNSPPWARAGGWRTRLYSNSLGLIMLLLFIGSWLAQSIAGRSAYNNEQLVDFQDPVSWWDYVLSADFWNRSLQNWQSEFLAIGSMAIFSVYLRQRGSSESKPVGAPHDTTDESG, encoded by the coding sequence GTGAAGAGGTTCTTGCGGGACAACGGTTTGGCGCTGGTGTTCGGGCTGCTGTTCCTGGGCTCGCTGGTGGGGCAGGCGTTCGCGGGCAACGCGGCCCTCAACGACCGGCGGCTGGTGGACGGCGGGGACCCGATCGGCCTGTGGCAGTACATCACGTCGTCGGACTTCGCGGTGGACGTGGCGGAGAACTGGCAGTCCGAGTACCTCCAGTTCTTCCTGTTCATCTTCGCCACGGTGTGGCTGATGCAGCGCGGCTCCAACGAGTCCAAACCCTCGAAGCGCCTGGGCCCGGAGTCCGACGAGCAGCAGTACCTGGGCGAGCACGCGAAACCGAACTCGCCGCCGTGGGCCCGCGCCGGCGGGTGGCGCACGCGGCTGTACTCGAACTCGCTCGGGCTGATCATGCTGCTGCTGTTCATCGGTTCCTGGCTGGCGCAGTCCATCGCGGGACGCAGCGCGTACAACAACGAGCAGCTCGTCGACTTCCAGGACCCGGTGAGCTGGTGGGACTACGTGCTGTCGGCCGACTTCTGGAACCGGTCGCTGCAGAACTGGCAGTCCGAGTTCCTGGCGATCGGGTCGATGGCCATCTTCAGCGTGTACCTGCGCCAACGCGGCTCGTCGGAGTCCAAACCCGTCGGCGCGCCCCACGACACGACCGACGAGTCCGGCTGA
- a CDS encoding glycosyltransferase, producing MKIAMVSEHASPLAALGGVDAGGQNVHVASLSAALAAQGHEVAVYTRRDSPDLPEVVRTEHGYEVVHVPAGPPEQVPKDELLPHMGDFAKFLRARWELDAPDVVHGHFWMSGLASVLATRGLGIPVVQTFHALGTVKRRHQGRADTSPVERIATERLVGREVSRVAATCADEVFELLRMGVPRSRISVVPCGVDPKLFKPEGPRDRRMLPHRIVTVGRLVPRKGFVDVITALRSVPDTELVVAGGSADMASDPEALRLLEHAREMGVRDRVRFIGQVSRTQMPSLLRSADLVVCVPWYEPFGIVPLEAMACGVPVVASAVGGLTDTVVDDVTGCLVPPRDPVALARAVRSLLADQGRREAFGLAGTDRVHARYTWDRVAADTARVYERAGAGVPADVAVGGAK from the coding sequence ATGAAGATCGCGATGGTGTCCGAGCACGCCAGCCCGTTGGCGGCGTTGGGCGGGGTGGACGCGGGCGGTCAGAACGTCCACGTGGCGTCCCTGTCCGCCGCGCTGGCGGCGCAGGGGCACGAGGTCGCGGTGTACACCCGCCGCGACAGCCCCGACCTGCCCGAGGTCGTGCGCACCGAACACGGCTACGAGGTCGTCCACGTACCCGCCGGACCACCCGAGCAGGTGCCCAAGGACGAACTCCTGCCGCACATGGGCGACTTCGCCAAGTTCCTGCGCGCCCGGTGGGAGCTCGACGCGCCCGACGTCGTGCACGGGCACTTCTGGATGTCCGGCCTGGCGTCCGTGCTGGCCACGCGGGGTCTGGGCATCCCGGTCGTGCAGACCTTCCACGCGCTGGGCACGGTCAAGCGCCGCCACCAGGGCCGGGCCGACACCAGCCCGGTCGAGCGCATCGCCACCGAGCGGCTGGTCGGACGGGAGGTGTCCCGGGTCGCGGCCACCTGCGCGGACGAGGTGTTCGAGCTGCTGCGCATGGGCGTGCCGCGCTCGCGGATCTCGGTGGTGCCGTGCGGGGTGGACCCGAAGCTGTTCAAGCCCGAGGGTCCGCGGGACCGGCGGATGCTGCCGCACCGGATCGTCACGGTCGGCCGGCTGGTGCCGCGCAAGGGGTTCGTCGACGTGATCACCGCGCTGCGGTCGGTGCCGGACACCGAGCTGGTCGTGGCGGGCGGGTCGGCGGACATGGCGAGCGACCCGGAGGCGTTGCGGCTGCTGGAGCACGCCCGGGAGATGGGCGTGCGGGACCGGGTGCGGTTCATCGGCCAGGTGTCGCGCACGCAGATGCCGTCGCTGCTGCGCTCGGCCGACCTGGTGGTGTGCGTGCCGTGGTACGAGCCGTTCGGGATCGTGCCGCTGGAGGCGATGGCGTGCGGCGTGCCGGTCGTGGCCTCGGCGGTGGGCGGGCTGACCGACACCGTCGTGGACGACGTGACCGGGTGCCTGGTGCCGCCGCGCGACCCGGTGGCGCTGGCGCGGGCGGTGCGCTCGCTGCTGGCCGACCAGGGTCGGCGGGAGGCGTTCGGGCTGGCCGGCACGGACCGGGTGCACGCCCGCTACACGTGGGACCGGGTCGCCGCGGACACCGCCCGGGTCTACGAGCGCGCCGGCGCGGGTGTGCCCGCCGACGTGGCCGTGGGAGGTGCGAAGTGA
- a CDS encoding cytochrome, with the protein MAVASRLDTGKAFARVLLPTLAKGVIVRRPPVLAMAEKVQADALAVRTMKALRDKYGPEPLRLRVTGRSVALVLDPEDVGRLLDETPEPFHPATAEKRAALKHFQPHGSLATRGPEREKRRRFNDVVLRPEKLDVEAVVRDEADLLVRHAMSTGVLTWDDFAQVWWKVARRIVLGASARDDEALTDDLKTLRGNANWAFLHPKRRGLRKRFERRLREHLERAEPNSLASLAPASEVASQAPHWLFAFDAAGIVTMRALAIGGSGPAGVLESARLWPTTPVILRESTIATRWHGTWLPENTLFIVFSPYFHRFYGDTYRPELWPTQEPALVPFSGGPGVCPGRDLVLVSAGTMLDTLRAHLDFSTLEPPFPATLNHFALKLRATRKGDDGLEVV; encoded by the coding sequence ATGGCCGTAGCCTCCCGGTTGGACACCGGCAAAGCGTTCGCGCGGGTTCTGTTGCCCACGCTGGCCAAAGGTGTGATCGTGCGCCGACCGCCCGTGCTGGCGATGGCGGAGAAGGTGCAGGCCGACGCGTTGGCCGTGCGGACGATGAAGGCGTTGCGGGACAAGTACGGTCCCGAGCCGCTGCGGCTGCGGGTGACCGGGCGCAGCGTCGCGCTGGTGCTCGACCCGGAGGACGTGGGGCGGCTGCTGGACGAGACGCCGGAGCCGTTCCACCCGGCCACGGCCGAGAAGCGGGCCGCCCTGAAGCACTTCCAGCCGCACGGCTCGCTGGCCACGCGCGGGCCGGAGCGGGAGAAGCGCAGGCGGTTCAACGACGTCGTGCTGCGGCCGGAGAAGCTCGACGTCGAGGCCGTGGTGCGCGACGAGGCCGACCTGTTGGTGCGGCACGCGATGAGCACCGGCGTGCTGACGTGGGACGACTTCGCGCAGGTGTGGTGGAAGGTGGCGCGGCGGATCGTCCTCGGCGCGAGCGCGCGGGACGACGAGGCGTTGACCGACGACCTGAAGACGTTGCGGGGCAACGCGAACTGGGCGTTCCTGCACCCCAAGCGGCGAGGGCTGCGCAAGCGGTTCGAGCGGCGGTTGCGCGAGCACCTGGAGCGCGCCGAGCCCAACAGCCTGGCCTCGCTCGCGCCCGCCTCCGAGGTGGCCTCGCAGGCACCGCACTGGCTGTTCGCCTTCGATGCCGCCGGGATCGTGACCATGCGGGCGCTGGCCATCGGCGGGTCCGGTCCCGCGGGCGTCCTGGAGTCGGCGCGGCTGTGGCCGACCACGCCGGTGATCCTGCGGGAGAGCACCATCGCGACCCGGTGGCACGGGACGTGGCTGCCGGAGAACACGCTGTTCATCGTGTTCTCGCCGTACTTCCACCGGTTCTACGGCGACACCTACCGGCCCGAGCTGTGGCCGACGCAGGAGCCGGCGCTGGTGCCGTTCAGCGGCGGTCCGGGGGTGTGCCCGGGGCGGGACCTGGTGCTGGTCAGCGCCGGGACCATGCTGGACACCCTCCGCGCCCACCTGGACTTCTCGACCCTCGAGCCGCCGTTCCCGGCCACCCTCAACCACTTCGCGTTGAAGCTGCGCGCCACCCGGAAGGGCGACGACGGTTTGGAGGTGGTGTGA
- a CDS encoding glycosyltransferase: MKVLVWHVHGSWANAFVRGGHEYLIPGPPHGKGLLGRDWPSAREVDLSEVDADVAVVQEVEQLALVPKGIPVIYLEHNTPKMPNQKHPMADWPGLLVHVTHFNDLMWDCGTTRTTVIEHGVVDPGHLYTGELPHAAVVVNDPVRRGRVVGTDLLTRFAAVAPLDVFGMGTEELGEWGRGDHPLDVLHREVARRRLYLHPVRWTSLGLSLIEAMHLGMPIVALACTEVVRAVPPEAGVVSTDVAELERGVAQLVADPALAAEQGKQAREFALARYGLDAFLRGWDRLLAEVSR; this comes from the coding sequence GTGAAGGTCCTGGTGTGGCACGTGCACGGGTCGTGGGCGAACGCGTTCGTCCGGGGCGGCCACGAGTACTTGATCCCCGGCCCCCCGCACGGCAAGGGCCTGCTGGGCCGCGACTGGCCGTCCGCCCGCGAGGTCGATCTGTCCGAAGTGGACGCGGATGTCGCCGTGGTCCAAGAAGTCGAGCAACTGGCGTTGGTGCCCAAGGGAATCCCGGTCATCTACCTGGAGCACAACACCCCGAAGATGCCCAATCAGAAGCACCCGATGGCCGATTGGCCCGGACTTCTGGTGCACGTGACTCATTTCAACGACTTGATGTGGGACTGCGGCACCACCCGCACCACGGTGATCGAGCACGGCGTGGTGGACCCCGGCCACCTCTACACCGGCGAGCTGCCGCACGCGGCCGTTGTGGTGAACGACCCGGTTCGGCGCGGCAGGGTCGTGGGTACGGACCTGTTGACGCGGTTCGCGGCAGTGGCGCCGCTGGACGTGTTCGGCATGGGCACCGAAGAGCTCGGCGAGTGGGGTCGCGGTGACCACCCGCTGGACGTGTTGCACCGCGAAGTGGCCCGGCGACGGCTCTACCTGCACCCGGTGCGGTGGACGTCGCTGGGGTTGTCGCTGATCGAGGCGATGCACCTGGGCATGCCGATCGTGGCGCTCGCGTGCACCGAGGTGGTCCGCGCCGTGCCGCCCGAGGCGGGCGTGGTGTCCACCGACGTCGCGGAGCTGGAACGTGGCGTGGCGCAGCTGGTCGCCGATCCGGCGCTGGCGGCCGAGCAGGGCAAGCAGGCCAGGGAGTTCGCCCTGGCCAGGTACGGCCTCGACGCGTTCCTGCGTGGTTGGGACCGGTTGTTGGCGGAGGTGAGTCGATGA
- a CDS encoding zinc-dependent alcohol dehydrogenase, producing the protein MKAVTWHGKRDVRVDDVPDPIIKEPTDVVVRVTSTGICGSDLHLYEVMGPFIDEGDILGHEAMGVVEEVGAQVTEVKPGDRVVVPFNISCGTCFMCGQGLQSQCETTQVREQGTGAALFGYTKLYGQVPGGQAEFLRVPFGNTLPIKVPEGPPDDRFVYLSDVLPTAWQAVEYANVPEGGSLVVLGLGPIGDMACRVAKQKGVANVIGVDLVPERMARARQRGVTVMNVRDSHLVEHVKDLTDGRGPDAVIDAVGMEAHGAPVAKLAHQAVGLLPDAIAARFMKTAGVDRLHALRLAIDLVRRGGTISVVGVYGGMADPMPMLTLFDKQVQLRMGQANVWRWVPEILPLLTDGDPLGTEDFATHHLPLDQAPHGYEIFQQKRDNAVKVLLKP; encoded by the coding sequence ATGAAGGCCGTCACCTGGCACGGCAAGCGGGACGTTCGCGTGGACGACGTCCCCGACCCCATCATCAAGGAGCCCACCGACGTCGTCGTCCGCGTCACCTCCACCGGCATCTGCGGCTCCGACCTGCACCTTTACGAGGTGATGGGTCCGTTCATCGACGAAGGCGACATCCTCGGGCACGAGGCGATGGGCGTGGTGGAGGAGGTGGGCGCGCAGGTCACGGAGGTCAAGCCCGGGGACCGGGTGGTGGTGCCCTTCAACATCTCCTGCGGCACCTGCTTCATGTGCGGGCAAGGGCTCCAGTCGCAGTGCGAGACCACCCAGGTGCGCGAGCAGGGCACGGGTGCGGCGCTGTTCGGGTACACCAAGCTCTACGGGCAGGTCCCCGGCGGGCAGGCCGAGTTCCTGCGGGTCCCGTTCGGCAACACGCTGCCCATCAAGGTGCCGGAGGGTCCGCCGGACGACCGGTTCGTCTACCTCTCCGACGTGCTCCCCACGGCGTGGCAGGCGGTCGAGTACGCGAACGTCCCCGAAGGCGGCAGCCTGGTCGTGCTCGGGCTCGGGCCGATCGGTGACATGGCGTGCCGGGTCGCCAAGCAGAAGGGTGTCGCCAACGTCATCGGCGTGGACCTGGTGCCCGAGCGCATGGCGCGGGCGCGGCAGCGGGGCGTGACCGTGATGAACGTGCGGGACAGCCACCTCGTCGAGCACGTCAAGGACCTGACCGACGGGCGCGGCCCGGACGCGGTCATCGACGCGGTCGGCATGGAGGCGCACGGCGCGCCCGTCGCGAAGCTCGCCCACCAGGCCGTGGGTCTGCTGCCGGACGCCATCGCGGCCCGGTTCATGAAGACCGCGGGTGTGGACCGGTTGCACGCGCTGCGCCTGGCGATCGACCTGGTCCGCCGCGGTGGCACGATCTCCGTCGTCGGCGTCTACGGCGGCATGGCCGACCCGATGCCGATGCTGACGCTGTTCGACAAGCAGGTACAGCTGCGCATGGGGCAGGCCAACGTGTGGCGCTGGGTGCCGGAGATCCTGCCGTTGCTGACCGACGGCGACCCGTTGGGCACCGAGGACTTCGCGACCCACCACCTGCCGCTGGACCAGGCGCCGCACGGATACGAGATCTTCCAGCAGAAGCGCGACAACGCCGTCAAAGTGCTGCTCAAGCCATGA
- a CDS encoding SDR family oxidoreductase produces the protein MVGRDMVGQVLVTGGASGLGAAVVHAVREAGGQPLVLDKAAPASDEAVDFESVDLSDTRAAERAVRDIAERNGGLRAVVTAAGTDACGKLVDVPAADWERVVLVNLLGTAAVVRAALPYLDGGGRVVTVASTLGIKAVSDATAYCASKFGVVGFTRALAAETAGRVGVTLLIPGGMKTKFFDGRAEQYRPPDDSKLNPPEHVADAILFALRQPAGCEVRELVVAHEEEGSWP, from the coding sequence ATGGTGGGGCGGGACATGGTGGGGCAGGTGTTGGTGACCGGCGGCGCGTCCGGGCTGGGCGCGGCCGTGGTGCACGCGGTGCGTGAGGCCGGCGGGCAGCCGTTGGTGCTGGACAAGGCGGCACCCGCGTCGGACGAGGCGGTGGACTTCGAGTCCGTCGACCTGTCCGACACGCGGGCGGCCGAACGGGCGGTGCGCGACATCGCCGAGCGCAACGGCGGGCTGCGGGCCGTGGTGACGGCGGCGGGGACGGACGCGTGCGGCAAGCTGGTGGACGTCCCGGCGGCGGACTGGGAGCGGGTGGTGCTGGTGAACCTGCTCGGCACCGCCGCGGTGGTGCGAGCGGCCCTGCCGTACCTGGACGGCGGCGGCCGGGTGGTGACGGTGGCGTCCACGCTGGGCATCAAGGCCGTCAGCGACGCGACCGCGTACTGCGCCTCGAAGTTCGGTGTCGTCGGCTTCACGCGGGCGTTGGCGGCCGAGACCGCCGGCCGGGTCGGGGTGACGTTGTTGATCCCCGGCGGCATGAAGACCAAGTTCTTCGACGGGCGCGCGGAGCAGTACCGGCCGCCGGACGACTCGAAGCTCAACCCGCCCGAGCACGTGGCCGACGCGATCCTGTTCGCGCTGCGCCAGCCGGCGGGTTGCGAGGTCCGGGAACTCGTCGTGGCGCATGAGGAGGAAGGGTCATGGCCGTAG
- a CDS encoding glycosyltransferase family 9 protein: MNGPQRTLVARLDSDGDVLLAGPAIRAAAASSEVVLLCGHKGAQAAELLPGVRRIIKWDCPWIASPPPEVRAPDVEGLVALLKGVRADVALILTSFHQSPLPLALLLRLAGVPRIVARSVDYPGSLLDVRLRDDPDIPEASRALGVARAAGFDLPPGDDGRLAVLPPPESPFPPPYVVVHPGASVPARAWSPERCRATVEALCEAGHRVVVTGGPAETELTAYVAGAQGLDLGGRTTFAQLAGVLAAADAVVVGNTGPAHLAVAVGTPVVSLFAPVVPAARWAPHGPHVLLGDQRAACAGTRARECPVPGHPCLDRVTPGHVVAAVQQLVGVRA, from the coding sequence ATGAACGGTCCACAGAGGACGCTCGTGGCCCGGCTGGACAGCGACGGCGATGTGCTGCTGGCCGGTCCGGCGATCCGCGCGGCGGCGGCGTCGAGCGAGGTCGTGCTGTTGTGCGGGCACAAGGGCGCGCAGGCGGCCGAGTTGCTGCCCGGTGTGCGGCGCATCATCAAGTGGGACTGCCCGTGGATCGCCTCACCACCGCCGGAAGTGCGCGCGCCGGACGTGGAAGGCCTTGTGGCGCTGCTGAAAGGCGTGCGCGCGGACGTCGCCCTGATCCTCACCTCCTTCCACCAGAGCCCGTTGCCGCTGGCGTTGTTGTTGCGGTTGGCCGGTGTGCCGAGGATCGTGGCGCGGTCGGTGGACTACCCGGGGTCGCTGCTGGACGTGCGGCTGCGCGACGACCCGGACATCCCGGAGGCCAGCCGGGCGCTGGGGGTGGCGCGGGCCGCCGGCTTCGACCTGCCGCCCGGTGACGACGGCCGGCTCGCGGTGCTGCCGCCGCCGGAATCGCCGTTCCCGCCGCCGTACGTGGTGGTGCACCCCGGTGCGTCGGTGCCCGCGCGGGCCTGGTCGCCGGAGCGGTGCCGGGCGACGGTCGAGGCGTTGTGCGAGGCGGGCCACCGGGTCGTGGTGACCGGCGGTCCCGCGGAGACCGAGCTGACCGCGTACGTGGCCGGCGCGCAGGGCCTGGACCTGGGCGGGCGCACGACGTTCGCGCAGCTGGCCGGGGTGCTGGCGGCGGCGGACGCGGTGGTGGTGGGCAACACCGGCCCCGCGCACCTCGCGGTCGCCGTGGGCACGCCGGTGGTGTCGTTGTTCGCGCCCGTCGTGCCCGCCGCCCGGTGGGCGCCGCACGGGCCGCATGTCCTGTTGGGCGACCAGCGCGCGGCGTGCGCGGGGACGCGGGCGCGCGAGTGCCCGGTGCCCGGCCACCCGTGCCTGGACCGGGTGACGCCCGGTCATGTGGTCGCCGCTGTCCAGCAACTGGTGGGGGTGCGGGCGTGA
- the rfaE2 gene encoding D-glycero-beta-D-manno-heptose 1-phosphate adenylyltransferase, producing the protein MKLVVVGDSLLDVDIEGTAERLCPDAPAPVLDVREERVRPGGAGLAASLARRDGVDVTLVTAVADDADGWRLRDALADVPTVFGPSPAATSVKTRLRCAGHSIARMDRGGGRGKPTATDEMLDAVREADMVLVSDYGRGLAFDERLRQALAGKPVVWDPHPRGPEPTPDARLVTPNHSEATRFSGCEDPEDAAALLRKRWGARAVVVTLGADGALLHYGGTPVAVPAPRVAVMDPCGAGDRFAVTAAVRLMRGEASDDAVAAAVASAADFLAAGGASGFHTVRRSGVDATRARGGVVVATGGCFDLLHAGHVRTLEAARALGDCLVVCLNSDDSVRRLKGPDRPVTKQHDRAEILRALECVDDVVIFDEDTPERVLDRLRPDIWVKGGDYSAESLPEAALVRSWGGRTVVVPYHQGRSTTRLLARRG; encoded by the coding sequence GTGAAGCTGGTCGTGGTCGGTGACTCGCTGCTGGACGTGGACATCGAGGGCACGGCCGAGCGGCTGTGCCCGGACGCGCCCGCGCCGGTGCTGGACGTGCGGGAGGAGCGCGTGCGGCCCGGTGGCGCGGGGCTGGCGGCGTCGCTGGCCCGCCGGGACGGGGTGGACGTGACCCTGGTGACGGCGGTGGCCGACGACGCCGACGGGTGGCGGCTGCGGGACGCGCTGGCGGACGTGCCGACCGTGTTCGGGCCGTCGCCTGCGGCCACGTCGGTCAAGACCAGGCTGCGCTGCGCCGGGCACTCGATCGCGCGCATGGACCGGGGTGGCGGGCGCGGCAAGCCCACCGCCACCGACGAGATGCTGGACGCGGTGCGCGAAGCGGACATGGTGCTGGTGTCGGACTACGGGCGCGGGTTGGCGTTCGACGAGCGGCTGCGGCAGGCGTTGGCGGGCAAGCCGGTGGTGTGGGACCCGCACCCGCGTGGCCCCGAGCCGACCCCGGACGCCCGGCTGGTGACGCCCAACCACAGCGAGGCGACCCGGTTCAGCGGGTGCGAGGACCCCGAGGACGCGGCTGCTCTGCTGCGCAAGCGTTGGGGCGCAAGGGCTGTGGTGGTCACGCTGGGCGCGGATGGTGCTTTGCTGCATTACGGCGGCACGCCCGTTGCCGTGCCCGCGCCGCGTGTGGCGGTGATGGACCCGTGTGGCGCGGGGGACCGGTTCGCGGTCACCGCGGCCGTGCGGTTGATGCGGGGTGAGGCGTCCGACGACGCCGTGGCTGCCGCGGTGGCGTCCGCTGCGGATTTTCTGGCGGCTGGTGGGGCTTCCGGGTTCCACACGGTCCGTAGGTCCGGCGTGGATGCCACGCGGGCGCGTGGTGGTGTGGTCGTGGCGACCGGTGGGTGCTTCGACCTGCTGCACGCCGGGCACGTGCGCACGCTGGAGGCGGCGCGGGCGTTGGGCGACTGCCTGGTGGTGTGCCTGAACTCGGACGATTCCGTGCGGCGGCTCAAGGGGCCGGACCGGCCCGTGACCAAGCAGCACGACCGGGCGGAGATCCTGCGCGCGCTGGAGTGCGTGGACGACGTGGTGATCTTCGACGAGGACACCCCGGAACGGGTGCTGGACCGGCTGCGGCCCGACATCTGGGTCAAGGGCGGCGACTACAGCGCCGAATCCCTGCCCGAGGCCGCGCTGGTGCGGTCGTGGGGCGGGCGGACCGTGGTCGTGCCGTACCACCAGGGGCGGTCGACGACCCGGCTACTGGCTAGGAGGGGTTAG
- a CDS encoding D-sedoheptulose-7-phosphate isomerase, translated as MTVQEHLRGLAETLAGLEQQASRVTRWGSLLARRLTAGGRLLAAGNGGSAAEAQHLTAELVGRFRDDRQPFSAIALCAESSSVTAIGNDYGYEQVFARQVTAHARPGDVVVLLSTSGKSPNLIEAAHAGRRAGAVVWALTGPAPNPLASVVDEVLALPGSTANVQEAQLVAVHALCEAFEAALPLSSRRVS; from the coding sequence GTGACGGTCCAGGAGCACCTGCGCGGCCTGGCGGAGACCTTGGCGGGGCTGGAGCAGCAGGCCTCGCGCGTGACGCGCTGGGGCTCGCTGCTGGCTCGCAGGCTGACCGCGGGCGGGAGACTCCTCGCGGCGGGCAACGGCGGGTCGGCGGCCGAGGCGCAGCACCTGACCGCGGAGCTGGTGGGGCGGTTCCGCGACGACCGGCAGCCGTTCTCGGCGATCGCGCTGTGCGCGGAGTCCTCCAGCGTGACCGCGATCGGCAACGACTACGGCTACGAACAGGTCTTCGCCCGGCAGGTGACCGCACACGCGCGGCCCGGTGACGTGGTGGTGCTGCTGTCCACCAGCGGCAAGAGCCCGAACCTGATCGAGGCGGCGCACGCCGGTCGGCGCGCGGGCGCGGTGGTGTGGGCGCTGACCGGTCCCGCGCCCAACCCGCTGGCCTCGGTGGTCGACGAGGTGCTGGCGCTGCCCGGCTCGACGGCGAACGTGCAGGAAGCCCAGTTGGTCGCGGTCCACGCGCTGTGCGAGGCGTTCGAGGCCGCGTTGCCGCTGTCCTCCCGGAGGGTGTCGTGA
- a CDS encoding aminotransferase class I/II-fold pyridoxal phosphate-dependent enzyme: MDHSKAPVLDAIAEYHRRGHVPFIPPGHKQGRGVDPRVLEVLGKDVFRSDIIMMNGLDDRMMSGGVLSEAEELMADAVDADKAFFSTCGSSLSVKTCIITVARPGQKLLLSRNAHKSVIAGVIISGVEPVWVHPRWDAFWEWSYPPAPDDVAEAFSRAPDAVGMLLITPTDYGTCAAIKKTAEVCHAHDKPLIVDEAWGAHLPFHPGLPAWAMDAGADLCVTSVHKMGAGLEQGSVYHLQGDRVDPDVLSMRSDILDTTSPSALVYAGLDGWRRQMVEHGSQLLDRTLKLCAEVRDRLRGLVTVVEREHVVSPDRADDHDPLKIVMDLSELGISGYTANEWLRSECAVDVGLSDHRRIAAQITVADDESTAERLVTAIAALVEKSGSLPRAKRVEIPDPGELELEQAMLPREAHFADASHVPAREAVGRICAETLSPYPPGVPAALPGEVITQPVVDYLLSGHEAGMYLPDPTDASLKTIRVVDQH; encoded by the coding sequence ATGGACCACTCGAAAGCACCCGTGCTGGACGCCATCGCCGAGTACCACCGGCGCGGCCACGTGCCGTTCATCCCGCCCGGCCACAAGCAGGGGCGCGGCGTGGACCCGCGGGTGCTGGAGGTGCTGGGGAAGGACGTGTTCCGGTCCGACATCATCATGATGAACGGCCTGGACGACCGGATGATGAGCGGCGGGGTGCTGTCGGAGGCCGAGGAGCTGATGGCCGACGCCGTGGACGCGGACAAGGCGTTCTTCTCCACGTGCGGCAGCTCGCTGTCGGTGAAGACGTGCATCATCACCGTGGCGCGGCCGGGGCAGAAGCTGCTGCTGTCGCGCAACGCCCACAAGTCGGTGATCGCGGGGGTGATCATCAGCGGGGTCGAGCCGGTGTGGGTGCACCCGCGGTGGGACGCGTTCTGGGAGTGGTCCTACCCGCCCGCGCCGGACGACGTGGCGGAGGCGTTCTCGCGCGCGCCGGACGCGGTCGGCATGCTGCTGATCACGCCCACCGACTACGGGACGTGCGCGGCCATCAAGAAGACCGCCGAGGTGTGCCACGCGCACGACAAGCCGCTCATCGTGGACGAGGCGTGGGGCGCCCACCTGCCGTTCCACCCCGGTCTGCCGGCGTGGGCGATGGACGCCGGCGCGGACCTGTGCGTGACCAGCGTGCACAAGATGGGCGCGGGCCTGGAGCAGGGCTCGGTGTACCACCTGCAAGGCGACCGGGTGGACCCGGACGTGCTGTCGATGCGGTCGGACATCCTGGACACCACCAGCCCGTCCGCGCTGGTCTACGCGGGCCTGGACGGCTGGCGCCGCCAGATGGTCGAGCACGGTTCGCAGTTGCTCGACCGGACGTTGAAGCTGTGCGCCGAGGTGCGCGACCGGTTGCGCGGCCTGGTCACGGTGGTGGAGCGCGAGCACGTCGTCAGCCCCGACCGGGCCGACGACCACGACCCGCTCAAGATCGTCATGGACCTGTCCGAGCTGGGCATCTCCGGCTACACGGCCAACGAGTGGCTGCGCTCGGAGTGCGCGGTGGACGTGGGCCTGTCCGACCACCGCCGCATCGCCGCCCAGATCACCGTGGCCGACGACGAGTCCACCGCCGAACGCCTGGTGACGGCGATCGCCGCCCTGGTGGAGAAGTCGGGCTCCCTGCCGCGCGCCAAGCGGGTGGAGATCCCCGACCCGGGGGAGTTGGAGCTGGAACAGGCGATGCTCCCGCGCGAGGCCCACTTCGCCGACGCCTCCCACGTGCCCGCGCGCGAGGCGGTGGGCCGCATCTGCGCCGAGACGCTGAGCCCGTACCCGCCCGGCGTCCCCGCCGCGCTGCCCGGTGAGGTGATCACCCAGCCGGTGGTGGACTACCTGCTCAGCGGGCACGAGGCCGGGATGTACCTGCCCGACCCGACGGACGCGTCCCTGAAGACCATCAGGGTGGTTGACCAGCACTGA